Proteins encoded by one window of Salmo trutta chromosome 17, fSalTru1.1, whole genome shotgun sequence:
- the LOC115151926 gene encoding interleukin-34, producing the protein MVRPTSLLLGGLFGLMWVIPVLMTPTTLAQCTSLKTLETKLTYRRRNLKHNFPINYTIGVHYEELFKLSNISRLRVRVVDLEEGDLQDVWLLVNQEVLKRILRVLPVRHPSYKYTSDLEDLFRKIQQVFPPQSDEREPPERIEEIYNRVKEPNSKGWRFVTPKSLLDNCYRTMHCLFKNCFPSEDGEQDYCSALHWRKGRKRQLQET; encoded by the exons ATGGTCCGGCCAACATCCTTGCTCCTGGGTGGGCTATTTG GTTTGATGTGGGTAATACCGGTTTTGATGACACCTACAACATTGGCCCAGTGCACGTCGTTGAAGACATTGGAAACCAAACTCACCTACAGAAGACGCAACTTG AAGCACAATTTCCCCATTAATTACACCATCGGAGTTCACTATGAAGAGCTGTTCAAGCTCAGCAATATCAGCAGGCTG AGGGTGAGGGTGGTGGATCTGGAGGAGGGGGACCTGCAGGATGTGTGGCTGTTGGTCAACCAAGAGGTGTTGAAGAGGATCTTGAGGGTCCTGCCAGTGAGACACCCCTCCTACAAGTACACCTCCGATCTGGAAGATCTCTTCAGGAAGATCCAGCAGGTGTTCCCACCACAGAGTGATGAG AGAGAGCCCCCAGAACGAATAGAGGAGATCTACAATAGAGTGAAGGAGCCCAACTCAAAAGGGTGGAGGTTCGTGACCCCCAAATCCCTGTTGGATAACTGCTATAGGACAATGCACTGTCTCTTCAAAAACTGCTTTCCCAGTGAAGATGGAGAGCAAGACT ATTGTAGCGCTCTTCACTGGCGGAAGGGCAGAAAGAGACAACTACAGGAAACCTGA